A stretch of DNA from Microlunatus sp. Gsoil 973:
ATCGCGATGGCCGGCATCAGCCTCGGATCCAATCTCAACAGTGATATCGAGAAGGGTGTCTTCGACCGGTTCCGGGCACTGCCCATCGGCCGCTCCGCGCCACTGGTCGGCTCGGTGATGGCCGACGTCGTCCGCTACCTGATCCTGGTGATCATCACTCTGGGTGTCGGAATGCTGATGGGCTTCCGGATCCACACCTCGGTGGCTGCGGCGATCGGAGGCGTCGCACTTGCGATCGGTTTCGCGCTGTGCTTCGTCTGGGTGTCGGTGTTCATCGGGATGAAGGCCAGGACCTCCGGCGCGGTCACCGGCCTGAGCATGCTGATCGTCATGCCGTTGAGCTTCGGCAGCAACGTCTTCGTGCCGACCGGCACCCTGCCCGGCTGGCTGCAGGCCTTCGTCAAGGTCAATCCGCTCAGCCATCTGGTCGGCGCGATCCGCGGCCTCTTCAGCGGAGGTGCCTGGGCCACCGATGTCGCGTGGACGCTCGGCTGGATGGCGGTGCTTCTGGTCGTCTTCGCACCCTTGGCGGTCCGCGCCTACCGCAAGCGGGTCTAGCCGACATCACATCCGGCCGAACCGTCCGGGATCCATCAGTTCGGTGATCTCCGGCCGGCTGAGCGACCGGCCCGCGGTGAACGCAGCGTCGTACGCCTCCGGTCCCAGCCGGGTATGCAGCCGGTCGGCGAGGTCGATCTGCCGCGGGTCGGTCAGCCGGTCAAGTCCGACCAACCTGGTGCTGCCGCCGAGCAGCCGGGCGGCGAGTTCCGGCTCGCCGGCCGCCTCGGCGGCAGCAGCGGTGACGGCGGCGAACTCGGCGATGATCGGCATGTCCTCGGTGATCAACGCGGCCGGATAGGCCCGGCGCAGATCCGTCAACGCCTGTCGCACCCGCGGATGCTCCCCGGACCCGTCCGGGCCGGCGAGCAGGTCGATGGACAACTCGACCTGGGCGGCGCTGCCAAGCGCCATTGCCGAGGCGTGGGCGGAGAACCTGTTGGTCAACAGGCCGTCGTCGATCTTGTTGCGCAACACCGAGACGAACTCGGAGGCCTCCTCGAGTCGCCCCTCGGCCACCAGGACCGCTGCTTCGACTGCGTCGCAGAGCAGTTGTCGCTCCCGCTCCATCGAGGAGTTCCAGTCCGGCCGGCGCATCGCCTCGATGTGCTCCCGGGCGGCGACCAGGTTCTTCCGGCGCATCTCCAGCCCGGCCAGGCGCAGGTGGGAGATCAACAGGTCGTCGCCGGCGCCGATCGCCGGAGCCAGATCCAGTGCCTGCTCCAACGCCTGGACGGCCTCGTCGGTCCTCCCCCTCGAGGGTGTGCAACTGAGCACGCTGGCTGAGGACCGCCGACAGTCCCCAGGCGTCGCCGGTCAGGACGAAGGCCTGATAGGCCTCGGCGGTGTAGCGGGCCATCTGTTCCCGGTCGCCCAGATTCTCCGCCATCCAGGACGCTGCGGCGAAGATCGCACCGCGGACCCACGGATCATCCAGCGATGCCGCGCGAGCCACCAGGTCGTCGATCGATACCCCGCTCTCC
This window harbors:
- a CDS encoding ABC transporter permease; the encoded protein is MSTITAPDPTTTAIDLQAQTDRPRIVKYLTHCVVLAKRSLIKTMRTPEALVDVTVQPVIFLALFTYIFGGAIANGSQTDYLQFLLPGILGQTIAMAGISLGSNLNSDIEKGVFDRFRALPIGRSAPLVGSVMADVVRYLILVIITLGVGMLMGFRIHTSVAAAIGGVALAIGFALCFVWVSVFIGMKARTSGAVTGLSMLIVMPLSFGSNVFVPTGTLPGWLQAFVKVNPLSHLVGAIRGLFSGGAWATDVAWTLGWMAVLLVVFAPLAVRAYRKRV